The Hahella sp. HNIBRBA332 genome window below encodes:
- the rimI gene encoding ribosomal protein S18-alanine N-acetyltransferase, producing MEDLDELVELEKSCFTTDRLSRRSFRHMIKSESASVVLCEMDEKLCGYAITLFHRGTSLARLYSIAIVPESRGKGVARALMDMAEQSAISRRCIFMRLEVRTDNQEAIGLYKKLGYRQFGVYHDYYEDHRDAYRFQKQIIRFAPLNQTLQIPYYSQSTDFTCGPASLMMAMATLNTEYIPRNWEEIQIWREATTIFMTSGHGGCGPHGLALAAHKRGFKAEIYVNYEGPLFLEGVRRTEKKEVLKLVHKDFMHQLEETDVVIHNTVLTQEILDQEIKQGKLALVLISTYHFDQKKAPHWVMISAIDSDFVYIHDPDVDEESHRLAIDNQYIPIARAQFDRMSQFGQNRLRTGVIISQRPKRTRRKNA from the coding sequence ATGGAAGATCTTGATGAGCTGGTGGAGCTTGAAAAATCATGCTTCACCACGGACCGGCTCAGCCGCAGAAGCTTTCGTCACATGATCAAATCCGAGTCCGCCTCAGTGGTGCTTTGCGAGATGGACGAAAAGTTGTGCGGCTATGCGATTACGTTATTTCATCGCGGCACCAGCCTCGCCCGCCTCTACTCTATCGCCATCGTACCTGAGTCTCGCGGCAAAGGCGTTGCGCGGGCGTTGATGGACATGGCCGAGCAGTCGGCGATCTCGCGTCGCTGTATATTCATGCGTCTGGAAGTGCGTACGGACAACCAGGAAGCGATCGGCTTATACAAGAAGCTGGGGTATCGCCAGTTTGGGGTTTATCACGATTATTACGAAGATCATCGGGACGCCTATCGTTTCCAGAAGCAGATCATTCGTTTTGCTCCGCTCAATCAAACGCTGCAGATTCCCTATTACAGCCAGAGCACGGATTTCACATGCGGCCCGGCGTCGCTGATGATGGCTATGGCGACGCTGAATACGGAATATATCCCCCGCAACTGGGAAGAAATACAGATCTGGCGTGAGGCCACTACCATTTTCATGACCTCAGGACACGGTGGATGCGGCCCTCACGGACTTGCGCTGGCGGCGCATAAACGCGGCTTCAAGGCGGAAATCTATGTCAATTACGAAGGTCCGCTGTTTCTCGAAGGGGTCAGGCGCACGGAGAAAAAAGAAGTATTAAAGCTGGTGCACAAGGATTTCATGCACCAACTCGAAGAAACCGATGTGGTCATTCACAACACGGTGCTGACCCAGGAAATCCTGGATCAGGAAATCAAGCAAGGCAAACTGGCCCTGGTGCTGATCAGCACTTATCACTTCGACCAGAAAAAAGCGCCGCACTGGGTGATGATCAGCGCCATCGACTCGGATTTCGTATATATTCACGACCCGGATGTGGATGAGGAGTCGCACCGGCTCGCCATCGATAACCAATATATCCCCATCGCCCGCGCCCAGTTCGACCGTATGTCCCAGTTTGGGCAGAACCGACTGCGCACTGGCGTAATTATTTCGCAACGCCCCAAACGTACAAGACGAAAAAATGCCTGA
- a CDS encoding TlyA family RNA methyltransferase, which translates to MPDISERFPTSRAQASRIDKLLVDQGYCRSRNQARELISLGKIMLQVGAGWEAVSKPSQTVLSDAKIKVLDNELQEYVSRGGLKLAGAIAQVGADFKDKTVLDVGQSTGGFTDCALKQGAALVVGVEVGHGQLTPSLRDHPQVRVFEGVNAKEIPLSLLELTTDCAGYDFAVMDLSFISQTLVLKSVAALLANNGSLISLVKPQFEVGPAGLGKGGIVKDASLYSEVEDKIKMACEDAGLRVMDYFPSSITGGDGNREFFVFACKVANS; encoded by the coding sequence ATGCCTGATATTTCAGAACGCTTCCCCACTTCCCGCGCGCAAGCGAGCCGAATAGACAAACTACTGGTGGATCAGGGCTATTGTCGCTCGCGCAATCAGGCCAGGGAGCTGATCAGTCTCGGGAAAATCATGCTGCAAGTCGGCGCAGGTTGGGAGGCGGTGTCCAAGCCTAGTCAGACGGTGCTCAGCGACGCCAAAATAAAGGTTCTCGATAACGAACTGCAGGAATACGTCTCCCGAGGCGGCCTTAAGCTGGCCGGGGCCATTGCGCAGGTAGGCGCGGATTTTAAGGACAAAACGGTGCTGGACGTAGGCCAATCCACCGGCGGATTTACGGATTGCGCGCTCAAGCAAGGGGCTGCCTTGGTAGTCGGCGTGGAGGTTGGACACGGACAGTTGACGCCATCTTTGAGAGACCATCCTCAGGTCCGGGTGTTTGAAGGGGTCAACGCCAAAGAAATTCCCCTCTCCCTGCTTGAATTGACGACTGATTGCGCTGGCTATGACTTTGCAGTCATGGACCTGAGTTTTATTTCACAAACGCTGGTGTTGAAATCTGTCGCCGCGCTTCTCGCCAATAACGGCTCGTTGATCAGTCTGGTGAAGCCGCAATTTGAAGTCGGCCCGGCGGGCCTGGGCAAAGGCGGTATAGTAAAAGACGCGAGTCTTTATAGCGAAGTGGAAGATAAGATCAAAATGGCTTGTGAGGACGCAGGACTCAGAGTGATGGATTACTTTCCTAGCTCCATCACAGGCGGAGACGGTAATCGAGAGTTCTTCGTCTTCGCCTGCAAAGTGGCGAATTCCTGA
- a CDS encoding YbjN domain-containing protein, protein MPHIQFINSDSLLKWLKDLEVDHYLCGQCQGVHIADLQSQEGVLESRVFLEQECLIFTTEVELRASALLNLVAELPRLNGAYANIKTFADLADDGAPRVIMCDTLWVSAGVTKEQLGVFLRNALEAKQDILRECLDCGFIATADAGAPSAPMERALH, encoded by the coding sequence ATGCCCCATATTCAGTTTATTAATAGTGATAGCCTGCTTAAATGGCTAAAAGACCTGGAAGTTGATCACTACCTTTGCGGGCAGTGCCAGGGTGTGCACATCGCCGATCTGCAAAGTCAGGAAGGGGTGTTGGAAAGTCGGGTTTTTCTGGAGCAGGAATGTCTGATTTTTACTACCGAAGTAGAGTTAAGAGCGTCCGCTCTGTTGAATCTGGTTGCTGAATTGCCGCGCTTGAATGGCGCTTACGCAAATATCAAGACGTTCGCCGACTTGGCGGATGATGGGGCGCCTCGTGTGATTATGTGCGATACCTTATGGGTGTCCGCTGGCGTCACCAAGGAGCAGTTGGGAGTATTCCTGAGAAACGCCCTGGAAGCCAAGCAGGATATACTTCGCGAATGTCTCGATTGTGGATTTATCGCCACTGCGGACGCTGGCGCGCCCTCTGCGCCGATGGAGCGCGCCCTGCATTGA
- a CDS encoding lytic murein transglycosylase yields MPAVTRFCKQSRLLLFTLGLSLPFTSYADFAECVAGLQEKAKQEGISERVVNEALGQVKLSQRVMELDSKQPEFIDTFTNYLNRRVTDERVNKGREMLAKHRPLFDQVAKETGVPAQYLVAFWGLETNYGGYTGKMPIMDSLATLACDPRRSAYFTGELMAALKIVEKGDVTVDKMLGSWAGAMGNFQFMPSVYLQYATDKDGDGKRDLWGSLPDAATSAGLFLNGLGWQNGFRWGREVKLPEKFTYGEAGLKRSKTLSEWSKLGVLDADGRKMPDLDLQASLIIPAGHLGPKFLVYDNFKVIMRWNRSESYAIAVGHLADRIAGAGRLRQTPPDLPRLPLTAVADLQQKLTDKGFDAGKPDGIMGPATRDAIRAFQEKQGMIADGYPNPEVLQALDIKIQSES; encoded by the coding sequence ATGCCTGCAGTAACCCGGTTCTGCAAACAATCCCGTCTATTATTATTTACTCTTGGTCTTTCCCTGCCATTCACCTCCTACGCCGACTTCGCAGAATGCGTGGCGGGGTTGCAGGAAAAAGCGAAACAGGAAGGGATTTCCGAGAGGGTCGTCAACGAGGCGTTAGGTCAAGTCAAACTCAGTCAACGCGTCATGGAACTGGACAGCAAGCAACCTGAGTTCATAGATACTTTCACCAATTACCTTAACCGCCGCGTTACGGATGAAAGGGTGAACAAGGGCCGCGAGATGCTGGCCAAACATCGCCCCCTGTTTGATCAGGTCGCTAAAGAGACCGGCGTTCCCGCTCAATATCTGGTCGCATTCTGGGGTTTGGAAACCAACTATGGCGGCTACACCGGTAAAATGCCCATTATGGATTCCCTGGCCACCCTCGCCTGCGACCCACGCCGCAGCGCCTATTTCACCGGTGAACTAATGGCGGCGTTAAAGATCGTCGAGAAAGGCGATGTGACCGTGGACAAGATGCTCGGCTCCTGGGCCGGCGCCATGGGCAACTTCCAGTTCATGCCTTCCGTCTATCTCCAGTACGCAACCGACAAAGACGGCGACGGCAAGCGCGACTTGTGGGGCAGCCTGCCTGACGCCGCCACTTCCGCCGGCTTATTCCTGAACGGGTTGGGCTGGCAAAACGGCTTTCGCTGGGGACGCGAGGTCAAGTTGCCAGAAAAATTCACTTATGGCGAGGCGGGACTAAAGCGCAGCAAAACGTTGTCAGAATGGAGCAAGTTAGGCGTCCTGGATGCAGACGGACGTAAAATGCCGGATCTGGACTTGCAAGCGTCGCTGATTATTCCCGCTGGCCACCTTGGTCCCAAGTTCCTGGTTTACGATAACTTCAAAGTCATCATGCGCTGGAACCGTTCTGAATCCTACGCCATTGCGGTGGGTCACTTGGCCGACCGTATCGCCGGCGCAGGACGCTTGCGGCAAACGCCGCCAGATCTGCCGCGTCTGCCTTTGACCGCCGTCGCCGACTTGCAACAGAAGCTCACCGACAAAGGCTTCGATGCGGGCAAGCCTGACGGTATTATGGGACCAGCCACCCGGGACGCCATCCGCGCTTTTCAGGAAAAGCAGGGTATGATCGCCGATGGCTACCCCAACCCGGAAGTCTTGCAGGCGCTGGACATCAAGATTCAATCAGAGTCGTGA
- a CDS encoding tetratricopeptide repeat protein: MKTFFSRKSSIRVGGLALTLLLAACSGAPQKSSVGGATGGVDVSQVPEGARSQYVDALREQKARNFGSALKKFQAVSEDYPQLSGPYINMGIIYMNTDAPDQAQAMFEKAVSVNGLNPEGYSLLGYLARRQGKFTEAEEYYRKAIAVDGSYAPARLNLGITYDLYMGKLQEALEQYQIYQSLQAQPDDEVNRWIVDLQSRIQ; this comes from the coding sequence GTGAAAACATTCTTTAGTCGTAAAAGCAGTATTCGCGTTGGTGGTCTGGCATTGACTCTGTTGCTGGCGGCATGCTCCGGCGCGCCCCAGAAATCATCGGTCGGCGGGGCCACAGGCGGCGTCGACGTTTCCCAGGTCCCTGAGGGCGCGCGCAGTCAATATGTGGACGCATTGCGTGAGCAAAAGGCTCGTAATTTTGGTTCCGCGCTGAAAAAATTTCAGGCGGTGAGTGAAGACTATCCCCAGCTTTCAGGCCCCTATATCAATATGGGCATCATTTATATGAATACCGATGCGCCTGATCAGGCGCAGGCGATGTTCGAAAAGGCGGTCAGCGTCAACGGGCTGAATCCTGAAGGGTACTCCCTGTTGGGATATCTGGCTCGCCGCCAGGGTAAGTTCACTGAGGCGGAAGAGTATTACCGCAAGGCGATCGCCGTTGACGGCTCCTACGCGCCTGCCCGGTTGAATCTGGGAATTACCTATGATTTGTACATGGGCAAATTGCAGGAAGCGTTGGAGCAATATCAGATTTATCAAAGCCTGCAGGCGCAACCCGACGATGAAGTCAATCGTTGGATTGTTGATCTGCAGAGCCGCATACAGTAA
- a CDS encoding tetratricopeptide repeat protein, whose translation MLTAIAVVVSGCSLFSGSEESRRAADQPTIADLKPAIIEDQGEETVNINIDEVIANYTDLLTVVEDPETRTKILYRLADLQMIRNEESSVTQEVVDYSEGSAAYFAVAISAYEGLLKKYPNRAENDQVLYQLAKAYDLEGRRDDSFKALNRLVKEFPRSPYFYEAQFRRGEILFTNGDYDASQRAFESVIGGGAKTGFEQQALYMHGWSLFKQGEYETSLDSFVKVLDLVMPESDDLDALSKESRTLVEDQLRVMGFAFNYLDGVDTVTSLFARVGPRSYEHLIYQQYGELLVKEERYTDAVSVYRRFIELHPLSKWSPYYQERVIQTLIVAGFGSSVLPEKAAFVKNYGVTSDFYWRQQDEKVKAFTAEKLRVYIDELATHHHAAAQTLDRNVATARNGRTKGLDGKEISAQQARSAMRDEYASAAAYYQEFVDTFPQDPKAPQMVFLRGETLFAVQRYEEAIVAYEKAAYEYKGFAKGAEAGYAAITAFDELASDSAEAERAQIELRKIESQIRFAQSYASDPRAGAVMASAAEKLFAMKDYPRAIDVAQRLTQRTPPPDNASLLGAWLIISHSQFELKQYAEAEKSYTRVLALMPANDRRRGEIVELLAASIYKQGELMLAANDVNGAIDQFLRVGQAAPTASVRANADYDAATYMLQQGQWDRAISVLKSFRQRYPQHELAKDVPAKLAMAYRNTEQWDAAAGELAVISQSHPDGETRRESLLLSAELYEKSGQIQKAIDTYRDYANSYPEPADMAAEAGYTLSELYAKANDPIKQRFWLQKVVQGYDAAGSKGSDRMRYLAAKSSSVLADDAFIQFKSIKLTAPLQNSLRSKQDAMKRAMAAYKKTANYRIAEFTTRSSYRMGEIYSQLSRDLLDSERPRNLNELELEQYQLLLEEQAYPFEENAIELHEANAQRSWSGTYDEWVKNSFEALKKLFPARYQKSEEIPEFSENIL comes from the coding sequence ATGTTAACCGCTATTGCGGTCGTCGTGAGCGGCTGTTCGCTGTTTTCCGGTTCCGAGGAAAGTCGTCGCGCTGCGGATCAGCCGACCATCGCCGATTTGAAGCCCGCGATCATTGAGGATCAGGGCGAAGAAACGGTGAACATCAATATTGATGAAGTTATCGCTAATTACACGGATCTGTTGACCGTTGTCGAAGACCCTGAAACTCGCACCAAGATTCTTTACCGACTGGCGGATTTACAGATGATCCGCAATGAAGAGTCATCTGTGACCCAGGAAGTGGTGGACTATTCCGAAGGCTCGGCGGCTTATTTCGCTGTTGCTATCTCCGCCTATGAGGGATTGTTAAAGAAATACCCCAATCGGGCGGAAAACGACCAGGTGTTGTATCAGTTGGCGAAAGCCTATGATCTGGAAGGGCGTCGCGATGATTCCTTCAAAGCGTTGAATCGCCTGGTGAAAGAGTTCCCGCGTTCTCCTTATTTCTATGAGGCGCAGTTCCGGCGCGGCGAGATATTGTTCACTAATGGCGACTATGACGCCTCTCAGCGCGCTTTTGAGTCTGTCATTGGCGGCGGCGCCAAAACTGGCTTTGAGCAACAGGCGCTGTACATGCATGGGTGGAGCTTGTTTAAGCAAGGAGAGTACGAAACCTCTCTGGATAGCTTTGTCAAAGTGCTGGATCTGGTGATGCCGGAGTCGGACGATTTGGACGCGTTGTCGAAAGAGTCCCGTACTCTGGTGGAGGATCAGCTGCGGGTAATGGGCTTCGCTTTCAATTATCTGGATGGCGTAGATACCGTTACAAGCTTGTTTGCGAGAGTCGGTCCGCGTAGTTATGAGCATCTGATTTATCAGCAATACGGCGAACTGCTGGTCAAAGAGGAGCGGTATACGGATGCAGTGTCCGTTTATCGACGCTTTATCGAACTGCATCCTCTCAGCAAATGGTCGCCGTATTATCAGGAGCGCGTCATTCAAACGCTCATCGTAGCGGGCTTTGGCAGCTCCGTGTTGCCGGAAAAGGCGGCGTTTGTGAAGAACTATGGCGTCACCAGCGACTTCTATTGGCGACAGCAAGACGAAAAGGTTAAAGCCTTCACAGCGGAAAAGCTGCGCGTGTATATCGACGAACTGGCTACGCATCATCACGCCGCTGCGCAAACGCTGGATCGCAATGTCGCCACGGCCCGCAATGGTCGGACGAAAGGGCTGGACGGCAAGGAAATAAGCGCACAACAGGCGCGTTCCGCCATGCGCGATGAGTACGCCAGTGCGGCCGCATACTATCAGGAATTTGTGGATACCTTCCCGCAAGATCCGAAAGCGCCTCAAATGGTGTTCCTGCGTGGCGAAACCCTATTCGCCGTGCAGCGATACGAAGAGGCAATAGTCGCCTACGAAAAAGCGGCGTATGAATACAAGGGCTTCGCCAAAGGCGCCGAGGCGGGGTATGCGGCGATAACCGCTTTTGATGAATTAGCGTCAGACTCTGCTGAAGCCGAGCGCGCGCAGATTGAGTTGCGCAAAATTGAAAGCCAGATTCGCTTCGCCCAATCTTATGCGTCCGATCCCAGAGCGGGCGCTGTCATGGCTTCGGCGGCGGAAAAGCTGTTCGCAATGAAGGATTACCCGCGCGCGATCGATGTGGCGCAACGCCTGACGCAACGCACGCCGCCGCCGGACAATGCGTCCTTGCTGGGCGCCTGGTTGATCATCAGTCACAGCCAGTTTGAACTTAAGCAATACGCGGAGGCGGAAAAATCCTACACCCGCGTGTTGGCGCTCATGCCGGCGAATGACAGGCGGCGCGGCGAGATTGTCGAACTGCTCGCCGCCAGTATTTACAAGCAGGGCGAACTAATGCTGGCGGCCAATGACGTCAATGGCGCTATTGATCAGTTTTTGCGTGTTGGGCAGGCGGCTCCCACTGCGTCGGTGCGCGCGAATGCAGATTATGACGCCGCCACCTACATGCTGCAGCAGGGGCAATGGGACAGGGCAATCTCGGTTCTGAAGAGTTTCCGCCAGCGCTATCCGCAGCATGAACTGGCGAAAGACGTGCCCGCCAAGTTGGCGATGGCCTATCGCAACACTGAGCAATGGGACGCAGCCGCTGGCGAGTTGGCGGTGATTTCGCAGAGTCATCCTGACGGCGAAACCCGTCGCGAGTCGTTGCTGTTATCGGCGGAACTGTACGAGAAGAGCGGCCAGATCCAGAAAGCCATCGACACCTACCGGGATTACGCCAACAGCTATCCTGAGCCAGCGGATATGGCGGCGGAAGCTGGCTATACGCTGAGCGAGTTGTACGCCAAGGCGAATGACCCCATCAAACAACGTTTCTGGCTGCAGAAGGTGGTGCAGGGATATGACGCCGCTGGATCGAAAGGCTCTGACCGTATGCGCTATCTGGCGGCGAAGTCCTCCAGCGTACTGGCGGATGACGCCTTCATTCAGTTCAAGAGCATCAAGCTGACCGCGCCGCTGCAAAACTCTTTGCGCTCCAAGCAGGATGCGATGAAGCGAGCGATGGCCGCCTACAAGAAAACAGCAAACTATCGTATAGCGGAATTTACCACGCGTTCTTCCTATCGCATGGGAGAGATCTATTCTCAGCTCAGCCGCGACCTGCTGGATTCTGAGCGTCCCCGCAATCTCAATGAACTTGAATTGGAGCAATATCAGTTGTTGCTGGAGGAGCAGGCGTACCCCTTCGAGGAAAACGCGATTGAACTGCATGAGGCGAACGCACAGCGGAGTTGGAGCGGTACCTACGATGAGTGGGTGAAAAACAGCTTTGAAGCGCTGAAAAAGCTGTTCCCCGCACGCTATCAAAAATCGGAAGAGATCCCAGAGTTCAGTGAAAACATTCTTTAG
- a CDS encoding tetratricopeptide repeat protein, with translation MKRILRKTIPSLLVLASLGQSVFAADEKKPERALDLQYGKVLFEFYQQRYYGALTDLSIGELRNNITHHGDHPQVLKGGMLLSYGMVDEAKRIFENLLEDKVTPEVRNQAWFYLGKVYYQMRKWENAQSSFQRVDRELLEDSDSGLLEEYFYLQGQTALGLEDLTAAEEFLQPLPKDSYWRAYLEYNLALNQRKFGDLDAALRRLAGVSAPTPRDEDDSNEFYALSDRISLTTGVLRMEQNDYAGAMTEFRKVRINGPWSDQALFGYALASSNSGEFGLAIQSLQTLSSKQAANPIIQESHFAIGYVYEQLGQKVKALNAYANAVTQYQESLRLLETNIAELDEDRLFDSLEFGGDPELHITRLDDDNIRVDEYGRLDVRPATYSLAHLVAQEEFQRVLKELRELTLLQNTLNEWLRKVDSFDVMIDTRRIAREERIRETREKMTSLDADRIRAERDALAQVIAEGEAAGDGPYFLTEDQLGYKAIIERSRRTIELMRQDPDWAEDVPEYEDKLRRMEGFLNWTISEEFPERLWEAKQELAALDTALKEYSLRSVRINNLIAKSEQLETLEQRVDSAKPRLQELNDQVRRALTRAKTTVSDMARDELLRQRDQVNYYMTSAKLARTRLSDELLDADGGGL, from the coding sequence ATGAAAAGAATACTTAGAAAAACAATACCGTCTCTTCTCGTCCTGGCGAGCCTGGGGCAAAGCGTCTTCGCTGCGGATGAGAAAAAGCCTGAGCGGGCGCTGGATTTGCAGTACGGTAAAGTGCTGTTCGAGTTCTATCAGCAGCGTTATTACGGCGCGCTCACGGATTTGTCGATTGGTGAGCTGCGTAACAATATCACCCACCATGGCGATCACCCTCAGGTGCTGAAAGGGGGGATGCTGCTTTCTTATGGCATGGTGGATGAAGCCAAGCGTATTTTTGAAAACCTGCTGGAAGACAAGGTGACCCCGGAAGTCCGTAATCAGGCTTGGTTTTACCTTGGTAAAGTGTATTACCAGATGCGGAAATGGGAGAACGCCCAGTCTTCATTCCAGCGCGTTGATCGCGAATTGTTGGAGGACTCCGACTCGGGTCTGCTGGAAGAGTATTTTTACCTTCAGGGGCAAACTGCATTGGGGCTGGAGGATTTGACCGCAGCGGAGGAATTTTTACAGCCGTTGCCGAAAGACTCCTACTGGCGCGCCTATCTGGAGTACAACCTCGCTCTGAACCAAAGGAAGTTTGGCGATCTGGATGCGGCGCTGCGTCGATTGGCGGGCGTTAGCGCGCCGACGCCGCGGGACGAGGATGACTCTAATGAGTTTTACGCGTTAAGCGATAGAATCAGCCTGACTACCGGCGTACTTAGAATGGAGCAAAACGATTACGCCGGCGCCATGACGGAGTTTCGCAAAGTGCGCATTAATGGGCCCTGGTCGGATCAGGCGCTGTTCGGATACGCCCTGGCGTCCTCCAATTCCGGCGAGTTCGGTCTGGCGATCCAATCACTGCAAACCTTGAGCAGCAAGCAAGCCGCCAACCCCATTATTCAGGAGTCTCACTTCGCCATTGGCTATGTCTATGAACAGCTTGGGCAGAAGGTGAAGGCGCTCAATGCATACGCCAATGCCGTCACCCAATATCAGGAAAGCCTGCGTCTGCTGGAAACCAATATTGCTGAGCTGGACGAAGATCGCCTGTTCGACAGTCTCGAATTCGGCGGCGATCCGGAGCTGCATATCACCCGCCTGGACGATGACAACATCCGCGTAGATGAATACGGGCGTCTGGATGTGCGCCCGGCTACTTACAGTCTGGCTCACCTGGTCGCCCAGGAAGAATTCCAGCGCGTGCTCAAAGAGCTGCGTGAACTGACTTTGCTGCAAAACACCTTGAACGAATGGTTACGCAAGGTGGATAGCTTTGACGTGATGATCGATACCCGAAGAATAGCGCGGGAAGAGCGCATTCGGGAAACCCGTGAAAAAATGACGTCCCTGGACGCTGATCGCATTCGCGCCGAGCGCGACGCGTTGGCGCAGGTCATAGCGGAAGGCGAAGCCGCCGGCGACGGTCCTTATTTTCTGACGGAAGACCAATTGGGATACAAGGCGATTATTGAACGTTCGAGACGCACCATTGAGTTGATGCGGCAGGATCCTGACTGGGCTGAAGATGTGCCGGAATATGAAGATAAATTGCGTCGTATGGAAGGTTTTCTGAACTGGACTATCAGTGAAGAGTTTCCCGAACGGCTTTGGGAAGCCAAGCAGGAACTGGCGGCGCTGGATACGGCGCTGAAAGAATATTCACTGCGCAGCGTGAGAATCAACAATCTCATCGCCAAGTCAGAGCAATTGGAAACGCTTGAACAAAGGGTGGATAGCGCCAAGCCCCGTTTACAGGAGTTAAACGATCAGGTGCGTCGCGCGCTGACCCGGGCGAAAACAACCGTCAGCGACATGGCCAGAGATGAATTATTGCGGCAAAGAGATCAAGTCAACTACTACATGACCTCCGCAAAACTGGCGCGCACTCGCTTGTCCGATGAGCTTCTCGACGCAGACGGAGGCGGCTTATGA
- a CDS encoding AraC family transcriptional regulator, with protein MNYKNSLAHALFLIVLLLSAMARAEEDAEDAASADVMQLADDEEMASVDPDTPIVDQVQSLKQKAIELNRDLFILEEDLLFPASTQFVVFLSVDVGEFFQLDAVEVKIDGETVASHLYTQRQAKALYKGGMQRLHIGNLKTGEHEITAFFTGVGPNGRDYKRGATQKFEKGSDIKTLELRITDSTKKYQPEFTVVEWE; from the coding sequence ATGAATTACAAAAACAGCCTGGCCCATGCATTGTTCCTGATTGTGCTGCTGTTGTCGGCCATGGCCCGAGCGGAAGAGGACGCTGAAGACGCCGCTTCCGCTGATGTGATGCAATTGGCTGACGATGAAGAGATGGCCTCCGTTGATCCTGACACGCCTATCGTGGATCAGGTGCAGTCGCTTAAACAGAAAGCCATTGAACTGAATCGCGACCTGTTCATTCTGGAAGAAGATCTGCTGTTTCCCGCCAGTACGCAGTTCGTAGTGTTTCTTTCCGTCGACGTTGGCGAGTTTTTCCAGCTGGATGCGGTGGAAGTCAAAATAGATGGTGAAACAGTGGCTAGTCACCTTTATACCCAGCGTCAAGCCAAGGCCTTGTACAAAGGCGGTATGCAGCGTTTGCATATTGGCAACCTGAAGACCGGCGAACATGAAATCACCGCATTTTTCACTGGAGTAGGGCCCAATGGTCGCGACTATAAGCGCGGCGCCACGCAAAAATTTGAAAAAGGCTCTGACATCAAAACGCTGGAGTTGCGCATTACCGACTCGACCAAGAAGTACCAACCTGAATTCACCGTTGTCGAATGGGAATAA
- a CDS encoding DUF3570 domain-containing protein, with the protein MKNVHRIAAIFSFLATALSAGAAVLPEEKAEAMYHRYEGGGMEIDGPSVLVRKNFDASFSLSANYYVDSVSSASVDVLARATPYEEERTEGGLGVDYLYNKSIMSFAYTNSQENDFDAESIHFNISQDFFGDLTTLTMGYSKGWDNVRSKLDPSLNEEVDRQHYRLGVTQVLTKNALLNLDIETITDEGYLNNPYRVYRFLDATSPKGYEYRIEKYPTTRTSNAVALRGMYYLPYRAAIKGEFRYFSDSWNIKGYNYELAYVHPFGDQFITEFKFRHYEQTKAEFYDDLFEGEDVRTFMGRDKELSTYSGDSVGVGLTYEFNKGFSFIEKGSVNLFVDFMKFEYEDFRDVTRTGFAPGEEPLYEFDATVIRFFVTASY; encoded by the coding sequence ATGAAAAACGTACACCGCATTGCAGCGATATTCAGTTTCTTGGCGACGGCGTTATCCGCTGGCGCCGCCGTGTTGCCGGAAGAGAAAGCGGAGGCGATGTATCACCGCTATGAAGGCGGGGGCATGGAGATCGACGGTCCTTCCGTCCTGGTAAGAAAGAACTTCGACGCCAGCTTCTCTTTGAGCGCCAACTATTATGTCGACTCAGTCAGCTCCGCATCCGTGGACGTACTGGCGCGGGCGACTCCCTATGAAGAAGAGCGGACCGAAGGTGGCCTGGGCGTGGACTATCTGTACAACAAGTCCATCATGAGCTTCGCCTATACCAACAGCCAGGAAAACGATTTTGACGCTGAGTCCATTCACTTCAATATCAGTCAGGACTTTTTCGGCGACCTGACTACCCTGACCATGGGGTACTCAAAAGGCTGGGATAATGTACGCAGTAAGTTAGACCCTTCTCTTAACGAGGAAGTGGATCGCCAGCATTACCGGCTTGGCGTCACTCAGGTGTTGACCAAGAACGCACTGCTCAACCTGGATATCGAGACGATCACGGATGAGGGCTATCTGAATAACCCATACCGGGTATACCGCTTTTTAGACGCCACCAGCCCGAAAGGTTATGAGTACAGAATAGAAAAGTATCCCACGACGCGCACCAGTAACGCTGTGGCGCTGCGAGGCATGTACTACCTGCCATATCGGGCTGCTATCAAAGGGGAGTTCCGGTATTTTTCCGACTCGTGGAATATCAAGGGCTATAACTATGAGCTGGCCTATGTGCACCCGTTCGGCGACCAGTTCATCACCGAGTTCAAGTTCCGCCATTACGAGCAGACCAAAGCAGAGTTTTACGACGACCTGTTTGAAGGCGAGGACGTTCGTACTTTTATGGGGCGCGACAAGGAGTTGAGCACTTATAGCGGCGACAGCGTGGGCGTTGGTTTGACTTATGAGTTCAATAAGGGCTTTTCGTTTATTGAAAAAGGCAGCGTCAATTTGTTCGTCGACTTTATGAAATTTGAGTACGAGGACTTCCGCGACGTGACGCGAACTGGCTTTGCGCCGGGAGAAGAGCCTTTGTACGAATTTGACGCCACCGTTATTCGCTTTTTCGTCACCGCTTCGTACTGA